One window of Ziziphus jujuba cultivar Dongzao chromosome 5, ASM3175591v1 genomic DNA carries:
- the LOC112491937 gene encoding heavy metal-associated isoprenylated plant protein 2 translates to MYCSSSNICNSLILKHTLKLSQPVISLEMKICKSNVLKAVTKLSGIDQVSVDAEKGLLTVVGNVDPVLIVKKVRKIGKAAEVVSIGPPKPEPKKSPKSVLLPPYCNDCQLVRWRRLYFL, encoded by the exons ATGTATTGCTCATCATCGAATATTTGTAATTCCCTAATCCTGAAGCACACACTGAAGCTATCCCAACCAGTTATTTCCCTCGAAATGAAG ATATGCAAGAGCAATGTACTTAAAGCTGTCACCAAGCTTTCAG GTATAGATCAAGTATCAGTGGATGCAGAAAAGGGATTGCTAACTGTAGTAGGAAATGTAGATCCAGTTTTGATAGTAAAGAAGGTGAGGAAGATTGGGAAAGCCGCAGAAGTAGTAAGCATTGGCCCTCCAAAGCCCGAGCCCAAAAAgtctcctaaatccgtattgcTTCCTCCTTATTGTAATGACTGCCAACTTGTACGCTGGCGTCGACTTTACTTCTTATGA
- the LOC125422974 gene encoding uncharacterized protein LOC125422974, translated as MVTPMMILKLLFLTILTDNLETSFQTTISVIQDHHNHPVAYKLKGGASTWWEQLQANRIKEGKEPVRSWHRMKQLLKARFLPENYDQILYEQYNSCQQGTRTVNEYTTEFFRLSLQETERQQVARYIHGLQKPIREKLHLSPIANLNAAVNLANRVEKQMTLPDSTTRPPHNWKPISDFYTDKSKQYHPHPKVSNSTNPIFKQHQDYNAKVAAETPMTPTHNTHPVKPSNYPTTDPYAKPYPIKCFKCNQVGHRSSECPQKKLMHMHEEVDDYGGEDEYDGADLIKATEEVSGEDIDGDPIVCILQKVLYSAKRYTPTQRHILFKTKCTINGKICEVIIDGGGTENVVFKALVATLNLPTKPHPKLYKIGWVKQDSDIKVQEMCNLTFSIGNNYVDTIDYDVIKMNACHLLLGRPWLFDRDVQHNGRKNTYSFIWHNKKIVLLPPSSQAENSTKKHNAKQPSNHPSRDHTLIADVNHFPIHTTSILALILKDSQTPNTNLVPLAVQAFLTEYSDLSPDELPNELPPLRDIQHNIDLIPGARLPNLSHYRMSPKEHAILQEIVDDLLTKNLIRPNLSPCAVPAFLPQQDSFNLLKKKLTNAPVLPLPNFDKVFEVETDAFKVGIGAVLTQKGCPLEFFSEKLCPARQKWSTYEQKLYAVIRAFDHWEHYLIQKDFILHKSHRNIVADALSRKYTLLIVLKFNLEDFAHLKDLYSTDEDFFFIWEQCQFHNAMGDYHITEGFLFKGDQLCIPRTSLRDFIIHDLHLGDPATHAGRDKTIAAVTHHFFWPKMKAQIASYVACCPVCQIAKGQSQNTGLYTPLLAPTTIWEGLSMNFVLGLPMTVRHVDSIFVVIDRFSKMAHFLPCKKASDASYIAHLFFREVIHLHGIPKSITSDRDVKFVSHF; from the exons ATGGTGACTCCGATGATGATATTGAAGCTACTCTTTTTGACAATCCTCACCGATAACCTGGAGACTTCCTTCCAAACCACCATTTCGGTCATCCAGGACCACCACAACCACCCAG TGGCTTATAAGCTCAAAGGAGGTGCTTCTACTTGGTGGGAGCAATTACAAGCTAATCGAATAAAAGAAGGGAAGGAACCCGTTAGATCTTGGCACAGGATGAAACAACTCTTGAAGGCTCGTTTCTTACCTGAGAACTATGATCAAATACTTTATGAGCAATATAATAGTTGTCAACAAGGCACTAGAACGGTGAATGAATATACAACAGAGTTCTTTCGGCTTAGCTTACAGGAAACAGAGAGGCAGCAAGTAGCGAGGTACATACATGGTCTTCAAAAGCCAATTAGAGAAAAGCTACATCTGAGCCCAATTGCCAACCTCAATGCCGCTGTTAATTTGGCCAACCGAGTAGAGAAACAAATGACACTGCCAGACTCAACTACAAGACCCCCACACAACTGGAAACCAATTTCTGATTTCTACACCGATAAGTCCAAGCAGTACCACCCTCATCCTAAGGTGTCAAATTCTACTAATCCCATTTTTAAACAACACCAAGATTATAATGCCAAAGTTGCAGCAGAGACACCTATGACTCCCACACACAATACCCATCCAGTCAAGCCTTCCAATTACCCAACGACCGACCCATATGCTAAACCATATCCCATTAAGTGCTTCAAATGCAATCAGGTGGGGCATCGGTCAAGTGAATGTCCTCAAAAGAAACTTATGCACATGCATGAAGAAGTGGATGATTATGGAGGTGAAGATGAATATGATGGGGCTGATTTGATTAAGGCCACTGAAGAAGTTAGTGGGGAAGATATTGATGGGGACCCAATCGTATGCATTTTACAGAAAGTTCTCTACTCAGCTAAAAGGTACACTCCTACTCAAAGACACAttctttttaaaactaaatgtaCCATAAATGGCAAGATATGTGAGGTTATAATAGATGGGGGAGGTACCGAAAATGTTGTTTTTAAGGCTTTGGTTGCTACTTTGAACCTACCTACTAAACCACATCCAAAGCTATACAAAATTGGATGGGTCAAGCAAGATTCAGACATTAAGGTTCAAGAAATGTGCAATTTGACTTTCTCCATTGGAAACAACTACGTAGACACCATAGATTATGATGTGATTAAGATGAATGCTTGTCACTTGCTGTTGGGAAGACCATGGTTGTTCGATAGAGATGTACAACATAATGGGAGGAAAAATACTTACTCTTTTATTTGGCATAATAAGAAGATTGTTCTTTTGCCACCTTCTTCCCAAGCTGAGAATTCTACAAAAAAACACAATGCCAAACAACCATCCAACCACCCTTCCCGAGACCACACCCTCATTGCTGATGTTAACCATTTTCCAATCCACACCACCTCAATCCTAGCCCTCATCCTCAAAGATAGCCAGACTCCCAATACCAACCTAGTTCCTCTGGCTGTTCAAGCTTTCTTAACAGAGTATAGTGATTTATCTCCTGATGAATTACCAAATGAGCTGCCACCTTTAAGAGATATTCAACATAATATTGATCTCATACCTGGAGCTAGATTACCAAATCTTTCACACTATCGTATGAGTCCCAAAGAGCATGCTATTCTTCAAGAAATTGTGGATGATCTGCTCACTAAGAACTTGATCAGGCCTAACCTTAGTCCATGTGCCGTTCCAGCCTTTTTG CCCCAGCAAGACAGTTTCAATTTGCTGAAAAAGAAGCTCACTAATGCTCCTGTTTTGCCACTCCCGAACTTTGATAAAGTCTTTGAGGTTGAGACAGATGCTTTTAAAGTGGGCATTGGAGCTGTCCTAACTCAAAAAGGATGCCCACTTGAATTCTTTAGTGAGAAGCTTTGCCCTGCCAGACAAAAATGGTCCACTTATGAGCAAAAATTGTATGCTGTCATTAGAGCTTTTGATCACTGGGAACATTACCTGATTCAAAAAGACTTTATTTTACATA AAAGTCATCGAAACATAGTTGCTGATGCTCTTAGTCGTAAATATACCTTGCTCATTGTTCTTAAGTTCAATTTGGAAGATTTTGCTCATCTCAAAGACTTGTATTCAACAGATGAAGATTTCTTTTTCATCTGGGAACAGTGTCAATTTCATAATGCCATGGGAGATTACCACATCACTGAGGGATTTCTGTTTAAGGGAGACCAACTTTGCATTCCTAGAACTTCTCTTCGTGATTTCATTATACATGACCTTCATTTGGGCGATCCAGCTACCCATGCCGGTCGTGACAAAACAATTGCAGCTGTCACTCACCATTTCTTTTGGCCAAAGATGAAAGCTCAAATTGCCTCCTATGTTGCCTGTTGCCCTGTGTGTCAAATTGCCAAAGGCCAATCTCAAAATACAGGTCTGTACACCCCTTTGCTAGCCCCTACCACCATCTGGGAAGGCCTCTccatgaattttgttctaggccTTCCAATGACGGTCCGCCATGTTGACTCCATTTTTGTTGTGATCGATCGTTTCTCCAAGATGGCTCATTTTCTTCCTTGCAAGAAAGCATCTGATGCAAGTTACATTGCCCACTTGTTCTTTCGTGAAGTAATCCATCTGCATGGCATTCCAAAATCAATAACATCTGACCGTGATGTTAAATTTGTTAGCCATTTCTAG